The DNA region TTGACCTCCCGGCGGAGTCGATCGGTCAGTTCCATGGTGGTCTGCACGCCGACGTCCGCACCGATCAGGATTTCTTCCAGTTCCTCATAAAGTTCCTCGTCGATCCGGCTGCGGGAGAACAGATCGGTGATGGCTCCCACGAATGAGGAGCTGGTCTTGCCCAGTCCGCTGACGAACTTTTGCGTGACCGACGATTTTTTTCCGGTCATTTTTTCCTTGAGCCGGCTGAAAAAACTCATTCATCCAACCCCCTGTTCCTTCGTTGCCGCCGCTTCCCTGACACCATCATACTCTTCCAACTTCACCGACACCAGCTTCGACACCCCCGACTCCTGCATGGTAATTCCATACAGCACGTCGGCGCCCTCCATCGTGTGCTTGCGGTGGGTGATGACGATGAACTGCGTCTTGTTCTTGAACTGCTTCATGTAGCGGGTGAACCTGGTGAGGTTGGCTTCATCCAGCGCCGCATCCACTTCGTCCAACACGCAGAACGGAACGGGTTTGATGCAGAGCACGGCAAAGAGCAGGGCAAGCGCGGCCAGAGCGCGTTCTCCTCCGGACAACAGATTGAGATTCTGCAATTTTTTGCCCGGAGGCTGGGCGACGATTTCCAGTCCGGTTTCCAGCAGATTGTCCGGATCGGTCAGCTGCAGATCGGCCCGGCCCCCTCCGAACATCTGCACGAACACGTGCTGGAATTCGGTGCGGATCAGTTCGAAGGCCTCGAGGAACCGTCGACCCATTTCTTCTTCAAGCTGGCTGATGATCTCATACAGCTTTTGCTTGGCTTCCAACAAATCGGCTTCCTGGGTCTTCAGGAATTCCAGCCGCTCCGAAATTCGTGCATGTTCTTCGATCGCACCGAGGTTCACTTCTCCCAGCGAAGTGATGCGTGATTTGAGGGAACGGACCTGTTTTTCCGCGGCGGCCGGATCTTCCGGTACGCCGTATTCCCGCTCCGCACGCTCGAAACTGGTTTCATATTCTTCGGCCAGCTTCTGGAGCAGGTGATTCAGTTCCACATCCAGTCTTCCCGATTTCACGTCCCGCTCATGGAGAAGTGCTTCCTGTTTGCGGTATTTGGACTGCAGGGAGCGAATTTCTTTCTCCCTCAGTTCCCGCTCGGCCGAGAGTGACTCCCGCCGATTCCGCGTTTCCGCCAAACTTTCCTGCACCTTCTCTTTGCTTTCGCGAAGTTGCCGGACCCGGTCATCCAAGCCGGAGATCTCCGTCTCACCCGTTTCCCGGATGTGCTCCAGTTGTTCCAGTTCCCGGCTCGCTTCGCGCCATTGCCGGTCCAGACGCTCCAGCTCCCGGCCGATGCGGCGGAGATTTTCCTCCAGATGGGCGACTTCCTGCCCCAGTCCGGACACCTTCACTTTGCAATCCGTATACCGGTGCGTGGCTTCCTCACGCTCGGTGGAATGACGCCGCTCCGTTTCCCGGGCACGGCGCACCGCTTCTTCCGCGACCGCTTTTTCCTCACCGAGCCGCTCCAGGTCCCGGTCCAACCCGGAGAGTCGATGCTGAATCGCTTCGCGGGACCCGGCCGTTTCCTCCCGTTCGCGAATCAGCCTCTCCGCTTCGGTGCGGAGCGCCTCGAGACGCATCGACGTTTCCCGTTTTGCGCCGAGAAGCTCCTGTTCCCGGGCCCTCCGCTCCTCTCCCTGGTTCCGGAGCGCTTCCCACCGCCGCTCGAGATCGGTCCTGCGGCTTTTGAGCTCCCGCAAGGTTTGTTCGGTTCCGGACACCGACGCTTCAGCCTCGCGGATTTTCGCTTCCAGCTCCTCCAGCTGTCTCGTCCTGCCCAACAGTTGGGTTCGGTTGCTCTGACGGCTTCCGCCGGTCATCGATCCCCCGGGGTTGACCACATCTCCGTCCAGCGTGACGATCCGGTACCGGTATCCCAATTCACGGGCCATGCGATTGGCCTGTTCCAACGTGCGTGTCACCAACACCATCCCGAGCAAATGCTGTGCCAGGTGGCGGTACCTCAATTCCGTCTTCACCAGATCGGACGCCACTCCGACAAATCCGTCAATCCCGCCGGCTCTTCGCAGCTCATGTTCCGGAAGGCTGCGCGGTCGGATCACGTCGAGCGGCAAAAACGTCGCCCTGCCCAACCGTTTTTCTTTCAGATAGGCGATTCCCGAACGGGCCGTTGCCTCGTTCTCGGCGACGAGATGTTGCATCGCCCCGCCCAACGCGGTCTCCATCGCGGCTTCGTATTCGGCGGGAACCTGGATCAGTTGGGCGACCGCGCCGTGAATCCCGGCGAGCGATGATTGCCCGCGATCCCGGGCTTTGAGGATTTCGCGGACCCCTTGCAAAAATCCCTGGTGATCCGCCTCCATCTCGCGCAACAATTCCCATTGGGAGCGGAGCCTGTGCAGCCATTGCTCTTCTTTTCGCAAACGGCCGGAAGTCTCTTTTTCCTCTTCCTCCAAGGCGCTTTTTTGAGCGGCGAGAGCGCGGAGCTTCTCCGTGGCCTCCAATTTGGCTTGTTCAATGTCCGAAAGCGCCCCGGCGATGGTTTGTTGTTCTTCTTCCAGCGGAACCCGTTCTTCCGCGATCCGCGCTTCCCTTTCCGCGAACGACTCCAGCTTTCGGGTCAACTCTTCCAGCTGTGCGGCCAGATACTGACGTTCACTTTCCAGGGAAGCCATCCGGTTGCCCAGCTTTTGCAGCTTGTCCATCGACTCGGCGAGCGAGATCTCTCCGTCCGCGGCGAGATCGGACAATTGCTCCTCGATCCGGCGAAGGTCTTCCATGGCCGCATCCAGTTCCGTCCGTTTTTGTTCCAGCCGCTCGACAAGCTCCCGTTCTTCCCGGACCAATCGGTCCTGCTGTTCTTTGAGTTCCGCGATCCGGCGCTGGATCTGCTCTTTGGAGCGATCCCGGTTCGTGAGCCTCTCCAGCCACACTTCGCGTTGTCCTTCCGCTTTCTCCAGCTCTTCGCTGACCGACAACAACTCGCCCTGGATTTCTTCCCAAACCTTTTCCTGCCGATGAAGCTCCGCCTTCAGCTCCTCGAGAGCGGCTTCCCGGGTGCTGATCTCGGCGGCGAGCGTCACCTGTTCTTCCTTCAAGCGTTTCACTTCCTGGACCGTATCCTGCCATCCCTGATGAACGGTCCGGATTTTATGTACGTACAGTCCCACTTCGACCTGTTTGAGCTGTTCCTTGAGCTCCTTGTACTTTCGGGCTTTTTCGGCCTGCTCCCGCAGAGGCTCTTCCTGCCCTTCCAGCTCGTGAATCAGGTCGTGAATCCGGGACAGATTCTGTTCGGTGTTGTCCAGCTTTTTTTCCGCTTCTTTTTTGCGCGATTTGTATTTCACGATGCCGGCCGCTTCTTCGAAGATCGCCCGGCGATCCTCCGATTTGGAGCTGAGGATTTCGTCGATCCGTCCTTGTCCGATCATCGAGTAAGCGTCTTTTCCGATCCCGGTGTCCATGAACAGCTCATGAATGTCCTTCAACCGGCAAGGTTGTTTGTTCAGGAAATATTCGCTCTCCCCGGACCGGTACACGCGACGGGTGACCGTCACCTCGGCAAAGTCCAGCGGAAGTCTTCGTTCGGTGTTGTCAAAGGTCATCGACACTTCGCAGAAACCGACCGGCTTGCGGGTGTCACTCCCGGCAAAAATCACGTCTTCCATCTTGTTGCCGCGCAACGATTTGGCGCTCTGCTCACCGAGCACCCAACGAATGCCGTCCGTCACGTTGCTTTTTCCGCTTCCGTTCGGTCCCACCACGGCGGTGATGCCGGGAACGAACTCCAGTTCGGTGCGGTCGGCAAATGATTTGAATCCTTGCATTTCCAATCGTTTCAGATACATGGCTCTCCCTCCTTTCAACAGGCGCAACTGATATATTTTAACACAAATCAACGAATTCCGGGGATGATCCCGGGAAGGTCCCATCCCGCAAAAAGCCTGATGACATGCACCGAAAAGATCCGGCATCACACGTTTTCGTCGGCAAAAAAAAGCTGTTGACCGCCCGTCAACAGCGAGCTAACCCCCCCGAACCCGCCGGATGACGGTTCCTTCCCCGCACAAACGGGTTCCAATCCCTACACGGACGGAACCTCCCCGGTTTCAGGACGAACGTTTTGCGTCGAACAAGCATCAACCGCATGATTCATCCGGCGGGGGGCAAAATGATCCTGTCAGTACACCCTTGATCCCAGAGGCGCGTCGTGATCGGTGCCGAGCAACGACACACCTCCCTCGCATGAATCCACGCCCATGACCAATACTTGCGATTCAAACCCGGCGATGCGTTTGGGAGGAAAGTTGACCACGCAAATGACGCGTTTTCCCTCCAGATCCTCCGGGCGATACAGGGCGGTGATTTGCGCACTGCTGGTTTTCACCCCGATTTCCGGACCGAGATCGATCCACAGTTTGTATGCGGGTTTGCGGGCCTTTTCGTTGGGTTCCACCCGAACGATCTTGCCGACTCGCATATCCACTTTGAGAAACTCTTCAAATGTCAGCGTGTTCATCTGTTTCACCCCGTATATCGTGAAAAAAGCGGCGATTGAATCCGTGAATGACGTTCCGTTGCCTGACGCACACCATGGGAAGGGAACATCCTTGCCGTGCCCCGCAAGATCCTGCCGTCGGATGTTCCGCGAAAAACGGTCTTTCAACCCGTCCTGCTTTGAAGTGAAATCCCCATCCCTTTCACCATTTGCCGAATGGAACCGAGATGGTAGGCCGAATGGGCCAGACATCCCAGCACCCCGTTGGCCAGTGACGGGGTCCACGCAATCTCTTCGGCCAAATGGTTCATGAGTTCCCCGTACTCCCGGCGCAACTCTTCCACCAGCCGCTTCCATTCCTCTTCATCGGAGATCCGGACCTTCCAACTGAGGGACCAGTCCACCTCCGGTTTTTCCCCGCGAAGAAAGGCATTGCCCACTCCCAGATAATACGCGACATGATGGACATGGGCACAGAGAGGAGCTCCGCCACCCGGCGTGGGTTCCATCGCTTGTTCGGCGGAGACGTTTTCCAGTGTGCCAAACAGTCCGGACCCCGGTTTGGACTCGGTGTACCAGCTTCCCCCTTCCGGAGGTGGGCCGTCAAACGTTTCCTTGAGCAGAATCTTCAGTGCATCGAGCAAATGACGTTCCACGATGTTCCCGTTCCTCCCTGAAACAAGAATGCTCCGAACAAGGATACACGTTCTTTTTACAACCGGTTTTTCCTTCTTTGCGGTTTCCTCAGTCGGCTGTCACGTTCTCCTTCCATGATTCCACGGTTGCCGGGTCCGGTTTCTTCCAGAGTCTGTTCCGAAGCAGGATTCCCGTCATCCCGACGGTGAACACGGCAACACCGACCAAGGCGTAAACCGGCCTCACTCCCAATCCTTTGACCAGCCAACTTCCGGCCATCGGTCCGATGATCAACAAGACATTGGCAAGCGAACTTTGAATGCCGAATACCCGCCCGACGGAATCCTTTTCCGTCTCCCGCTGCAGCACCGTCTGAAAAGTGACGAGAAACGCCCCGATGCCCACACCGGAGATGAAACCGATGACAAAGCCCGAAAAAACCGGGGTTGCCGGTGTAAGCAGGCTCAACATCCCGAACCCGGAACCAATCACGGCGAGACCGCCGCCCAACAGCCATCCGGCTTGAATTCGTTCGGCACGTTGAACGGACAAGGCGCCGAGAACCCCGCCCGCGCCGACCATGGAGATGATCCACCCCATCATTTGCGGGGATTCGGGAAAGAGCTCCCGGAACAGGACGGGAAACTGAGAATCCACCATCTGGACAACAAATATTCCCAATGCCCAGAATGCAAGCGTGCTCAGAAGCATCCGATTCTTCCTGACCACCCGCCAACCTTCCGTCCAATCGCTCCAGGCCGTTTTTTCCCGCCGGGTCGCCGGTTCCGTCTCAGCCGTTGCTTCCGGGTCGCGAAGTCCGGTGAGCAGACTTGCCGATGCCAGATTGGTGAGGCCCTTGACCAGCAGGCAAATTTGCGGCGTCACCACCGTGATCAGCATGGCTCCCAGAAAGGGAGAGGCGATCTTGGCCGCCTGATCTGCCAGACCGTTCCAGGTCATCGCCTGCCCCAGCTGTTCATGCGGCACGATTCGCTTGGTGAGCGCCTGCTGGGCGGGATAAAAAACGACGGAAAACGCGGAACGGATCAAGAGGAGTGCCAACAACCAGAAGACGTTTGGCGCCAGCATCATGAGAAAGGTGACACCGGCGGTGCACAAGTCGGCCGCGATCATGATTTTCCGGCGATCAAACCGGTCAGCCAACACTCCCGCCCAACTTCCGAGAAGGACCCCCGGCAAGGCATACATCACCGGCACCAGGCCGACCAGAACCGGATCCGCCTTCCAGACGTACCCGATCAGCACGGCAACCGCAAAAACGTCGAGGTACGTTCCGAACATGGCGATGGAAACCGCCGCGTACAAGCGGACAAAAGCCCGGTTCTTCCACAGGGAACCGCTCTTCTTCATTGTCTCCAACTCCCACACCTCCCACCGTTCTTTTCCTCAGATTACCGCGGGATTGTCAGAGAAATATCAGACAGGAGGCGACGGATCACTGATTCCATCCGGTCCTTGTACCTGGGCGCTTCACATTCTTCCAGAAGTTCCTGTCGCCGACGATTCAGCGGAACCGCCAGACACTCCAACACCCCCAGCCTGGCACGGAGCTTTCCGAAACGGTTAAGGAAATGGAGCCGGTTCAGAAACATGCGGGTTGCGTCCATGATCTCCCAGTCTCGCATCACCAAAGATTTTCCGGCCGCTTCCTGTCCCCGTGCGGCGAAAAGCAACCCGCGATACAGATGAAGCATGGCCGATTCTCTCCGAAACCGGTGATCCAGCATTTCTTCCGCCCTGTTCAGTGACGCTTCGGCCTTGCAAAGCTTTCCCCGCAACAATCGCGCATGGGCTTCGGTGAATCGCAAACTGACTCGCAAACAGTGATCGGGATCCTTGCCGATGCGTTTTTTGGCAACCACCAGCCGTCTTTCCGCTTCTTCCGATTGACCGGAGTCAAGCAGGCATTCGATCAGGGTGAACCAACGCATTTCTTCGGCATGAAACCCTCCAAGAAGGTTTTTCGACAGTGCTTCCTCCAGGAAACGGATGGTCCGTTCCGGACGCTCCAGGATCATCTGATAAAAATAACACAGATAAAACATTCGCTCTTTCGCCGGAATGTCTTCCGTTTCCACAAACCAGCGGAGATTTCCCCGGGATGCATGGAAAAAACAGCGTTGAGAAACGAGCAAACGAAACCCCAACACGTCTTGGTGTCCGGCGAGGATCTCGAGGGAATCGCCACGACCGTGTTCGGCATAACGGCTCCAAAGACCGAGCAATGTTTCCTCCACCTGCTCATCGATCGAAACGGACGTGGACTCGGGCGGTGACGGAACCGTCAACCTGTAACCCACTCCGCGCACCGTCTCAATGCGAAACGGACCGTTGATTTGTTTCAGTTTTTTTCTCAGGCGAAACACATGGTCATCCACGGTCCGGTCCACGGGGTTTTCCATCGTCCACACTTGATCCAGCAATTGTGCCCGCGAAAATGTCCGCCCGGGATGCCTGGCCAGGAACTCCAGAAGCGCATATTCTTTCGGCAGAAACACCTGCCTCCGGTTTTTCCAGACAAGGGCCCGTTCATGCGGCAGCCAGTTCAGTTCATGGAGACTCACCGTCATCCCTCCGGAAGGGGCTTGAATCATCCGAAAACGTCCTCATCCCGGATCCATCGGATGAACGCCGGGAGCCAGATCGTTTCCATGGCATCGGCAGCATCATGATCGAAGATCACCGCGCTCATGGGAAATCCGGGGATCATGTTCCGAACGGGCTCCGTGGAGAAGCGGAATTCCCGAAGGACCCGGCGCGTGAATTCCCGCCCGTCTCTAACCACCGCCCAGGCGGTCACGAACCGACCCGTTCGTTTTTCCGGCGGGATCCCTTTCGTTTTCCTGAGAAAATGCACCAACCACTCTTCATCTCCCACATCATCGGGCAATTCCCCGTTCCATCTCCGGACCATCACTCCCGGTCTTCCGCCGAGTGCATCGATTTCCATTCCCGAATCCGCCGCAAAAACGGGAAGATCCGTCAGGCCTGCATACGCACGTGCCTTGATGAGGGCATTTTCCTCCGGGCTGAAGCCGTCTTCCCTGATGTCGGGCACGGAAATTCCCGACTCACGCGGTGACACCCCCGAATATCCGACGCTGGCGAGAAGATTCCGCATGACATCCTGCTTGCCCGGATTTCCGGTTGCAATCATCACCCGGCGAGCCTGTTCTTTCGAAGCATCACGTCGCTGATCCATCGCCGTCTCCCGTGGGTCCCGGTTCTTTGTTTTCCGCTTTTGTTTCCTCTTTCCCGCGTTCGATGCGGAGTTGACGCAACTCCCCGCGAATCTCTTCGAGGGCTGTTGTCATTCTTCTGAGAAGAAGCAGGGCGATGATCACCGCGACGATGGGAAACAGAAAGGCCGCCATCGAAAACACTTGAAACAGATGCTCAGCGGCGATTTTCAGCATCCTCATCCCTCCAACCATGTGTATTCCCGGCCGGAAAAGGTCAACCTTCTTCTTCTTCCATTCCCCGCAATCCCGAAAGTGAATCGCATTTGCCGGATCCCCGAAAAAGCAAAAATACCACCGCTTTCGATCGGTGGTCATTCATTTCAGATCTTGAATTTTGAGCGCTTCCGCGGCGGCCATTTGTTCCGCTTCTTTTTTGGACCGCCCCGAACCCCTGCCGAGCGGTCGACCGTCGAGAAGCACTTCCGCCACAAAATGACGGTCGTGCGCAGGCCCTTGCACGTCGACAATCCGATACTGGAGCTGTCCGAGGTGAAGGTGTTGAACCCGCTCCTGCAATTGGCTTTTGGCATCGGTCACCCCGCCGAGCAACCTGTCATCCAACTTCGGAAAGACGAAGTTCCCCAGAAATTCACGGACCCCGTCCAGCCCCTTCTCAAGAAACAGCGCTCCCACAAACGCTTCAAAGACATCCGCCAAAAGCGACGGACGGTTTCTTCCGCCGGTCAACTCTTCCCCCTTGCCGACGCGCACGTATTTGCCGAAATCGAGCTCTCTGGCAAAACCGGCCAAGGACGACTCGCACACGATGCGGGCGCGTGTGCGAGTCAGTTCTCCCTCGCTCATCCCCGGAAAATGGCGGTAGAGATACTCGGAGACCGCCAGCTCGAGAACGGCGTCTCCGAGAAACTCCAGCCTCTCGTTGTCCGGATGTCCTTTTCCGTTTTTCCGTTCATGAGAAAAGGAAGAGTGAGTGAATGCCTGAAGAAACAGACCGTGGTTGGTCAGCTTCATGCCGACCGTCCGTTCCAGTTCAGCCAAATCCCAACGGGATGCTCCCGCCACTTCAAGATTCCTCCCAAGCTTTGAAAGCAATGGTCGCGTTGTGGCCGCCGAAGCCGAGAGAGTTGGACAGAGCCGCGCGAACCGTCGCTTTCCGTGCTTCGTTGGGCACATAATCCAGATCGCATTCGGGATCCGGATTTTCGTAGTTGATGGTCGGCGGGATGATGCCTTCCTTGATGGTCATGGCAGTCGCCACGGCTTCCACTCCGCCTGCGGCTCCCAGCAGGTGACCGATCATCGACTTGTTGGAGCTGATGGCGAGTTTCCGTGCATGATCACCGAACGCGGTCTTGATGGCCATCGTCTCGAACTTGTCATTCAGTTCGGTCGAAGTGCCGTGAGCGTTGATGTAATCCACTTCATCCGGAGAAAGTCCCGCATCTTTCATGGCCATCATCATCGCCCGGGCCGCTCCCTCACCATCCGGGCTGGGACTGGTCAGGTGGTAGGCATCGGCGGTCATGCCGTATCCGACCACCTCGGCGATGATCGGCGCTCCACGCTTCACGGCGTGTTCCAGCGTTTCCATCACCAGAACCCCGCAACCTTCCCCCATCACAAACCCGTTGCGGTCCCGGTCAAACGGACGGCTGGCCTTTTCCGGTTCATCATTCCGGTTGGAAAGCGCTCCCATGGAAGAGAAGCCGGCAAACGCCATCGGCATGATGGTGGATTCCGTTCCGCCGGCGATCATCACATCCGCATCCCCGCGTTGCAGGATTTTGAACGCGTCGCCGATGCAATGAGTGCCGGTGGCACAGGCCGAGACGGCGCAACTGTTCGGACCTTTCGCCCCGATGTGCATGGAAACAACCCCGGATGCCATATTGGCGATCATCATCGGAATGAAGAACGGACTCACCCGACGCGGACCACGGGAAAGAAGCATTTTGTGCTGTTCCTCGAAGGTGCCGAGCCCTCCGATGCCGGAGCCGATGTAGACACCGACACGGGTTTTGTCCACTTGTTCCATGTCCAGTCCGGCGTTCTGAACGGCCATTTTGGCGGTGCTGACGGCAAACTGGACAAAGCGGTCCATTCGGCGTGCCTCTTTTTTGTCTATATAATCCAGCGGGTCGAAGCCTTTCACTTCGGCCGCGATTCTTACGGAAAATTCGGAGGCGTCGAAGCGCGTGATCGGCCCCGCACCCGATTTACCCTGTACAAGATGATTCCAAAACGTCTGAAGATCGTTGCCGATCGGGGAGATGACACCAAGACCGGTGATGACGACGCGTTTTTTCATGTGGTCCACCGCCTTTCCGCGATCAAAGCTGCGACTTTGTCCCCATCCGGAGAGATGTGCATAAAGTCCCGCAAAAATTCACGGGACTTTATTGCATTAAGTATGGATGATCACTCACTGACGGTTTTTCTCGATGTAATTGATCACATCACCGACCGTCGTGATTTTCGCAGCCTCATCATCTTCAATGCTCAGTTCGAACTCTTCTTCAAGTTCCATGATGAGATCCACGACGTCGAGGGAGTCGGCCCCCAGGTCATCCTTGATGGAAGCCTCCAACGTCACTTCGGACGGATCCACATTCAACCGATCCACAATGATCTTCTTCACACGTTCCAACGTATCTGCCATCTGTTTCACCTCCCTTCCGTATTATAAGGGAACACCAGCCCCCAATCAAACCCATCTTGATCGATAAAAACGTCACGGCATGACCATGCCGCCGTCCACGTGCAGGGTTTGACCCGTGATGTAGGATGCCGCGTCGGAAGCCAGGAATTTGACCGCTTCCGCCACGTCCCGAACCGTGCCCGCGCGTCCGAGGGGAACGAGTTCGAGCATTTGCTTGCTGACCGCTTCATCCAGCGCCGCCGTCATGTCGGTCTCGATGTATCCGGGGGCAATGGCGTTGACGGTGATGCCTCTTCCGGCCAATTCCCGGGCGGTCGTTTTGGTCAGTCCGATCACCCCTGCTTTGGCTGCCACATAGTTCGCCTGACCCGGATTGCCCATCACGCCCACCACGGAGCTGATGTTGATGATCCGCCCGCCGCGTTGTTTCATCATCGGACGGGTCACGGCTTTGGTGCAGAGAAACACGCCCTTGAGGTTCGTGTTGATCACCTGATCCCATTCTTCTTCCTTCATGCGCATCAGCAGGTTGTCCCGGGTGATGCCGGCATTGTTGACGAGGATGTCAATCCGGCCGAACCGTTCAAGTACCTGTTTCATCGCGGCCTCCACCCGGGCCGAATCGGAGACGTCCACCTGCAAGGCAACTCCCTTTCGCCCCGCTTTTTGGATGCCGGCCACCGTTTCTTCGGCCGCTTGATGATTGCCGGCGAAAAACACCGCCACATCCGCCCCGGCTTCCGCCAGCGCGAGAGCGATGGCCCGTCCGATACCCCGGGATCCTCCGGTGACCACCGCTGTCTTTCCGCTCAGCATCTGCGTGATCGCTCCCTTCACCCCAGTGATTTCAATTCTTCGACCGCTTTGGCGAGCGAAGCGGAATCCTGGATGTTCAGCGTCTTCACCTTGCGGTCCACTTTCTTCACCAGACCGGAGAGCACCGTGCCCGCACCGATCTCGATGAACAGGTCCACCCCTTCATTCAACATGAAGCGAACACTGTCCTCCCAGCGGACCGGCGAAGCCACTTGCTCAACCAGCAAACGGCGAATCTCTCCCGCCTCCGTCACGGCCCGTGCCGTCACGTTGGACACCACCGGCGAATCCGCATCCCGGATGTCAATCCCGGAAAGAACCTTTTCCAGACGATCTGCCGCCGGCTTCATCAGCGAGGAATGAAACGGACCGCTGACTGGAAGGGGGACCACCCGGCGCGCTCCTGCTTCCCGCGCTTTTTCTCCCGCTTCTTCCACCGCTTTGGCATGTCCGGAAATGACAATCTGACCCGGGCAGTTGTAATTGGCCGGTTCCACCACATGTCCTTCCCGGCTGACGGAAGCGCACACTTCGTCCAATTTGTCACGGTCCAGATTGAGCACGGCCGACATGGCCCCCACTCCGGCCGACACCGCTTCTTCCATATACATGCCGCGCTTTCTGACCGTGGCCACCGCATCCTTGAACGTCAGCGCTCCCGTCGCCACCAACGCGCTGTATTCGCCCAGGCTGTGGCCGGCCACGAAGTCGGGACGGATGTGAACTTCATCCGTCAGTGCCCTCCACAGTGCAATGCTGGTGGTGAGGATGGCCGGTTGGGTGTTGGCCGTCAAACGTAGCTCTTCCTCGGGACCGCCGAAGCAAAGACCGGAAAGGGAAACGCCCAGCACCCGATCCGCTTCCTCAAACACCTCCCGCGCCGAAGAGCTGAAGGCTGCGATCTCTTTTCCCATGCCGACCTGTTGGGATCCTTGCCCCGGAAAAATGAACGCGATCTTGCCCATCGCACAGTCCCTCCCGCATTGGATCAGTCTCTTGCCCATTTCATCACGGCCGCGCCCCAGGTGAGCCCGCCGCCGAATCCGCACAGGACGAGAGTGTCTCCTTTCTTGATCCGGCCGTCCCGAACCGCCTCGTTCAGAGCGACCGGGATGGAAGCCGACGACATGTTGCCGTACCGGTCGAGATTGATCACCACTTTGTCTTCGGTGAGTCCGAACCGCTTGATCGCCGAATCGATGATCCGGATGTTGGCCTGGTGCGGAATGAGGAAATCGATGTCGTCTTTGGTCATGCCGACCTTTTTCAATGCCTCTTCCGTGCAATGGCCGATGACCCGAACGGCGAACTTGAACACTTCCCGACCGGCCATCGACACGGTGTGAAGTTTGTTTTTCACGGTTTCTTCCGAAGCGGGCAAGCGGGATCCGCCCGCGGGCAGTTTCAGCTGCTCCCCTCCGGAACCGTCTCCGCCCAGTTCGAACGACAGGAAACCGTATCCTTCCTCGACGGGTCCGAGCACGGCGGCTCCGGCTCCGTCCCCGAACAGGACA from Staphylospora marina includes:
- the rnc gene encoding ribonuclease III, which produces MKLTNHGLFLQAFTHSSFSHERKNGKGHPDNERLEFLGDAVLELAVSEYLYRHFPGMSEGELTRTRARIVCESSLAGFARELDFGKYVRVGKGEELTGGRNRPSLLADVFEAFVGALFLEKGLDGVREFLGNFVFPKLDDRLLGGVTDAKSQLQERVQHLHLGQLQYRIVDVQGPAHDRHFVAEVLLDGRPLGRGSGRSKKEAEQMAAAEALKIQDLK
- the fabF gene encoding beta-ketoacyl-ACP synthase II → MKKRVVITGLGVISPIGNDLQTFWNHLVQGKSGAGPITRFDASEFSVRIAAEVKGFDPLDYIDKKEARRMDRFVQFAVSTAKMAVQNAGLDMEQVDKTRVGVYIGSGIGGLGTFEEQHKMLLSRGPRRVSPFFIPMMIANMASGVVSMHIGAKGPNSCAVSACATGTHCIGDAFKILQRGDADVMIAGGTESTIMPMAFAGFSSMGALSNRNDEPEKASRPFDRDRNGFVMGEGCGVLVMETLEHAVKRGAPIIAEVVGYGMTADAYHLTSPSPDGEGAARAMMMAMKDAGLSPDEVDYINAHGTSTELNDKFETMAIKTAFGDHARKLAISSNKSMIGHLLGAAGGVEAVATAMTIKEGIIPPTINYENPDPECDLDYVPNEARKATVRAALSNSLGFGGHNATIAFKAWEES
- a CDS encoding acyl carrier protein, giving the protein MADTLERVKKIIVDRLNVDPSEVTLEASIKDDLGADSLDVVDLIMELEEEFELSIEDDEAAKITTVGDVINYIEKNRQ
- the fabG gene encoding 3-oxoacyl-[acyl-carrier-protein] reductase, which produces MLSGKTAVVTGGSRGIGRAIALALAEAGADVAVFFAGNHQAAEETVAGIQKAGRKGVALQVDVSDSARVEAAMKQVLERFGRIDILVNNAGITRDNLLMRMKEEEWDQVINTNLKGVFLCTKAVTRPMMKQRGGRIINISSVVGVMGNPGQANYVAAKAGVIGLTKTTARELAGRGITVNAIAPGYIETDMTAALDEAVSKQMLELVPLGRAGTVRDVAEAVKFLASDAASYITGQTLHVDGGMVMP
- the fabD gene encoding ACP S-malonyltransferase, which produces MGKIAFIFPGQGSQQVGMGKEIAAFSSSAREVFEEADRVLGVSLSGLCFGGPEEELRLTANTQPAILTTSIALWRALTDEVHIRPDFVAGHSLGEYSALVATGALTFKDAVATVRKRGMYMEEAVSAGVGAMSAVLNLDRDKLDEVCASVSREGHVVEPANYNCPGQIVISGHAKAVEEAGEKAREAGARRVVPLPVSGPFHSSLMKPAADRLEKVLSGIDIRDADSPVVSNVTARAVTEAGEIRRLLVEQVASPVRWEDSVRFMLNEGVDLFIEIGAGTVLSGLVKKVDRKVKTLNIQDSASLAKAVEELKSLG
- a CDS encoding beta-ketoacyl-ACP synthase III, giving the protein MRPVGILGTGAYLPEKVLTNRDLEKMVDTTDEWIVSRTGIRERRIAAPDQASSDLAVEAARQALEHAGLTAEEIDLIIVATVTPDMAFPATACLVQDRLGAKKAATFDLSAACTGFLYGITTAAQFIATGVYRYALVIGVECLSRILNWEDRNTCVLFGDGAGAAVLGPVEEGYGFLSFELGGDGSGGEQLKLPAGGSRLPASEETVKNKLHTVSMAGREVFKFAVRVIGHCTEEALKKVGMTKDDIDFLIPHQANIRIIDSAIKRFGLTEDKVVINLDRYGNMSSASIPVALNEAVRDGRIKKGDTLVLCGFGGGLTWGAAVMKWARD